The following proteins are co-located in the Tripterygium wilfordii isolate XIE 37 chromosome 2, ASM1340144v1, whole genome shotgun sequence genome:
- the LOC120010969 gene encoding serine carboxypeptidase 1-like: MNQSYFRVIHAIRRDLHSNPRSPKLHMKNKRNRQRKEKFISFQHLRVKIDLKKHNVYTRPKEYYYAQAGDFLVIRSGRYKRRETFLICCEANQGETLYKFLESKRSYYRSLAHPWQELHAAKNYSNVYIGPQEGLMQLDKIYALPGQPIGVDFEQYAGYVTVDPQAGRALFYYFAESPQNSSTKPLVLWLNGGPGCSSFGYGAMTELGPFRVNSDGKTLFRNDYAWNNVANVIFLESPAGVGFSYSNTRSDYNRSGDKTTAADAYTFLVNWLERFPQYKSRDFYITGESYAGHYVPQLAYTIMLNNKYTQQTVINLKGIAIGNAWIDDYTNIKGIFDHWWTHALISDQTIEAIHQYCDFAGEVYSDECMYYTKKASNERGHIDTLNIYAPLCLKPSSKKGSTGSVHDNDPCSDFYVESYLNTPEVQMALHTNKITWSGCSGKITKWIDSPTTILPIIKNLMRDGMRVWIYSGDLDAQVPITSSRYSIDSLNLPIKTAWHPWNINNEVGGYVVAYEGLTLATVRGAGLMVPRDQPERALTMFSSFLEGSLPLSAP, translated from the exons ATGAATCAGTCTTATTTCCGAGTTATCCACGCCATAAGGCGTGATTTGCACTCGAATCCTCGGTCGCCAAAATTACATATGAAGAATAAAAGGAATCGCCAACGG aag GAAAAGTTCATCTCGTTTCAACATCTGCGAGTCAAAATTGACCTAAAGAAGCACAATGTTTACACCAGACCCAAGGAATACTattatg CACAAGCTGGTGATTTTCTTGTAATCAGGTCCGGCAGatacaaaagaagagaaa CTTTTCTTATATGTTGCGAAGCCAACCAGGGTGAGACGCTATACAAATTTCTGGAATCCAAAAGATCATACTATCGTTCTCTTGCACATCCTTGGCAAGAGTTACATGCCGCAAAAAACTACTCCAATGTGTACATTGGCcctcaagaaggcttgatgcaattggacaagatttatgCGTTGCCGGGGCAACCAATTGGTGTGGATTTTGAGCAGTATGCAGGCTATGTCACAGTAGATCCACAAGCGGGCAGAGCACTCTTTTATTACTTTGCTGAGTCCCCACAAAACTCTTCGACCAAGCCATTGGTTTTGTGGTTAAATGGAG GACCTGGATGTTCTTCATTTGGGTATGGAGCAATGACTGAACTAGGGCCCTTCAGAGTAAATAGTGATGGCAAAACATTGTTCCGCAATGACTATGCATGGAACAACG TGGCAAATGTAATATTCTTGGAATCACCAGCAGGGGTAGGCTTTTCTTATTCAAATACACGATCTGATTATAACCGCTCCGGAGATAAAACTACCGCAGCTGATGCCTATACCTTTCTTGTCAACTGGCTTGAAAGGTTCCCACAATACAAATCCCGAGATTTTTACATTACAGGAGAGAGCTATGCTGGTCATTATGTGCCTCAGCTTGCGTATACCATTATGCTCAACAACAAATACACGCAACAAACTGTCATTAATCTCAAAGGCATTGCT ATCGGAAATGCATGGATTGATGATTATACGAACATCAAAGGGATCTTTGATCATTGGTGGACACATGCCTTGATCTCAGATCAAACCATTGAAGCCATCCATCAATATTGTGATTTTGCAGGAGAAGTATATTCAGATGAATGTATGTACTATACAAAAAAGGCCTCAAATGAGAGGGGACACATTGATACCCTCAATATTTATGCTCCACTTTGCCTTAAACCTTCATCGAAGAAAGGCTCAACCGGTTCT gTCCATGATAATGATCCTTGTTCAGACTTCTACGTCGAGTCTTATTTGAACACTCCAGAGGTGCAAATGGCACTCCACACAAATAAGATAACATGGAGCGGCTGCAG CGGAAAAATCACGAAATGGATTGATAGTCCAACAACTATCCTACCCATCATTAAGAACCTCATGAGGGATGGCATGAGAGTGTGGATATATAG CGGAGATCTAGATGCTCAAGTGCCAATTACATCATCCAGGTATTCAATAGACAGCCTCAATCTTCCTATCAAGACTGCTTGGCATCCTTGGAACATCAATAACGAG GTTGGAGGGTATGTAGTTGCATATGAAGGGTTGACGTTAGCTACAGTTAGAGGAGCAGGGCTCATGGTTCCAAGAGATCAACCGGAACGTGCACTCACCATGTTTTCATCATTCCTTGAAGGAAGTCTCCCTCTTTCTGCACCATGA
- the LOC120012878 gene encoding 5-methyltetrahydropteroyltriglutamate--homocysteine methyltransferase 1-like — MTSHIVGYPRMGPKRELKFALESFWDGKSSAEDLQKVAADLRSSIWKQMAEAGIKYIPSNTFSYYDQVLDTTALLGAVPARYGWNGNEIGFDTYFSMARGNASVPAMEMTKWFDTNYHFIVPELGPDVKFSYASHKAVDEYKEAKALGIDTVPVLVGPVSYLLLSKPAKGVDKSFPLLSLLAKILPIYKEVVSELKAAGATWIQFDEPTLVKDLEPQQLHAFTGAYAELESSLSGLNVLVETYFADVPAVAFETLTSLKGVSGFGFDLVRGSKTLELIKGGFPSGKYLFAGLVDGRNIWANDLASSLSTLQTLEGIVGKEKLVVSTSCSLLHTAVDLVNETKLDDEIKSWLAFAAQKIVEVNALAKALAGQKDEAFFSANAEAQASRKSSPRVTNEAVQKAAAALKGSDHRRTTDVSARLDAQQKYLNLPILPTTTIGSFPQTMDLRRVRREYKAKKISEEDYVKAIKVEIEKVVKLQEELDIDVLVHGEPERNDMVEYFGEQLSGFAFSANGWVQSYGSRCVKPPIIYGDVSRPKAMTVFWSSMAQSMTKRPMKGMLTGPVTILNWSFVRNDQPRHETTYQIALAIKDEVEDLEKAGITVIQIDEAALREGLPLRKSEQAFYLDWAVHSFRITNCGVKDTTQIHTHMCYSNFNDIIHSIINMDADVITIENSRSDEKLLSVFREGVKYGAGIGPGVYDIHSPRIPSTEEIADRINKMLQVLETNILWVNPDCGLKTRKYAEVNPALSNMVAAAKLLRSQLASAK; from the exons ATGACGTCCCACATTGTCGGTTACCCCCGCATGGGGCCCAAGAGAGAGCTCAAGTTCGCTTTAGAATCTTTCTGGGATGGCAAGAGCAGTGCTGAGGACTTACAGAAGGTGGCGGCAGATCTCAGGTCATCCATCTGGAAGCAGATGGCTGAAGCTGGAATCAAGTACATTCCTAGCAATACCTTCTCCTACTACGATCAGGTCTTGGACACCACGGCATTGCTTGGAGCAGTTCCAGCTAGGTATGGCTGGAATGGCAATGAGATTGGGTTTGATACCTACTTCTCAATGGCCAGGGGTAATGCCTCTGTTCCTGCTATGGAAATGACCAAGTGGTTTGACACCAACTA CCACTTCATTGTCCCTGAATTGGGGCCAGATGTCAAGTTCTCATATGCCTCTCACAAAGCTGTTGATGAATATAAGGAGGCCAAAGCT CTTGGTATTGATACTGTCCCTGTCCTTGTTGGCCCTGTTTCCTACTTGTTGCTGTCAAAACCAGCAAAGGGTGTGGACAAatcttttcctcttctttcccTGCTTGCCAAAATTCTTCCAATTTACAA GGAGGTTGTGTCAGAACTAAAAGCCGCTGGGGCAACCTGGATACAGTTTGATGAACCAACCCTTGTGAAGGATCTTGAGCCTCAGCAATTGCATGCATTTACTGGGGCCTATGCTGAGCTTGAATCATCTTTATCAGGATTGAATGTTCTTGTAGAGACATATTTTGCTGATGTCCCTGCTGTGGCATTCGAAACCCTTACCTCTTTGAAGGGCGTTAGCGGATTTGGGTTTGATTTGGTTCGTGGATCAAAGACTCTTGAATTGATCAAGGGAGGATTTCCTTCTGGAAAATACCTATTTGCTGGACTTGTCGACGGAAGAAACATCTGGGCTAATGATCTCGCTTCTTCTCTCAGCACCCTGCAGACTCTTGAGGGAATTGTTGGAAAAG AGAAGCTTGTTGTCTCTACATCATGTTCCCTACTCCACACTGCTGTAGATCTTGTGAATGAAACTAAGTTGGACGATGAGATCAAGTCATGGCTTGCTTTTGCAGCACAAAAAATAGTTGAAGTAAATGCATTGGCAAAAGCATTGGCTGGACAAAAGGATGAG GCATTCTTCTCTGCTAATGCTGAGGCTCAGGCTTCAAGAAAATCTTCCCCAAGGGTGACAAATGAGGCTGTTCAAAAAGCT GCTGCAGCTTTGAAGGGATCAGACCACCGCCGAACCACTGATGTTAGTGCCAGGCTGGATGCACAGCAGAAGTATTTGAACCTTCCAATTCTTCCTACCACTACCATTGGATCCTTCCCTCAGACCATGGACCTAAGAAGAGTGCGTCGTGAATACAAGGCTAAGAA GATATCTGAGGAGGATTACGTCAAGGCCATCAAGGTGGAAATTGAGAAAGTTGTCAAACTCCAGGAAGAGCttgacattgatgttttggttcATGGTGAACCAGAG AGGAATGACATGGTTGAGTACTTTGGTGAACAATTATCTGGTTTTGCCTTCTCTGCCAATGGGTGGGTCCAATCTTACGGGTCTCGATGTGTCAAGCCTCCTATCATATATGGTGATGTGAGCCGCCCCAAGGCCATGACTGTCTTCTGGTCTTCAATGGCTCAGAGCATGACTAAGCGACCCATGAAGGGTATGCTTACTGGTCCTGttacaattttgaactggtccTTCGTCAGAAATGACCAGCCCAG GCATGAGACCACCTATCAAATTGCTTTGGCCATCAAGGATGAGGTTGAGGATCTTGAGAAAGCTGGTATCACTGTTATCCAGATTGATGAGGCTGCCTTAAGAGAAGGTTTGCCCCTTAGGAAGTCTGAGCAGGCTTTCTACTTGGACTGGGCTGTTCATTCCTTCAGGATTACTAATTGTGGTGTAAAAGACACTACCCAG ATCCACACCCACATGTGCTACTCAAACTTCAACGATATCATCCACTCAATTATCAACATGGACGCTGATGTTATCACCATTGAGAACTCCAGGTCagatgaaaagcttctctccgTCTTCCGAGAGGGAGTGAAGTATGGTGCTGGCATTGGTCCTGGTGTCTATGATATCCACTCTCCTAGGATCCCATCGACAGAGGAAATCGCTGACCGTATCAACAAGATGCTTCAAGTGCTTGAAACCAACATCCTGTGGGTGAACCCCGATTGTGGCCTGAAGACTCGCAAGTATGCTGAAGTTAACCCTGCCCTCAGCAATATGGTTGCTGCTGCCAAGCTCCTGCGCTCCCAGCTCGCAAGTGCCAAGTGA